Within Brockia lithotrophica, the genomic segment CTTCCTCACCAAGCGCGACTGGCTTGACGCGCTTCTCTTTTCCCTCGCCGTGGCCGTGGGTCTCACGCCGGAAATGCTTCCGATGATCGTCACGGCGGGGCTCGCCAAAGGCGCAGTCTTCATGAGCAAGAAAAAGGTCATCGTGAAGCGCCTGAGCGCCATGCAGAACTTCGGGGCGATGGACGTCCTGTGCACGGACAAGACGGGGACGCTCACCCAAGACAAGATCGTCCTCGAGTTCTACCTCGACGTGCACGGCGACGAGGAGCCGCGGGTGCTCAAACACGCCTTTTTGAACAGCTACTTCCAGACAGGACTCAAAAACGTGATGGACCGGGCGATCCTCGCCCACGTGGGCGAAGAGTTCGACTGGATGAAGACGCACTACGAAAAGGTAGACGAGATCCCCTTCGACTTCGTGCGCAGGCGCATGAGCGTCGTCGTACGCGACCAGTCGGGAAAGACGCAGCTCATCACGAAGGGCGCCGTCGAGGAGATGCTCAAGGTCTGCTCGCACGTGGAATACCGCGGGCAGGTCGTCCACCTCACGGAGGAGCTCAGGCGAGAGGTTCTAGAAAACGTCTACAGTTTGAACGCCAAAGGCCTTCGCGTCCTCGCCGTCGCCCAGAAGACGAACCCGCCGCCCGTAGGGCAGTTCACCGTGGAAGACGAGCGCGACATGGTTCTCATGGGCTACCTCGCCTTCCTGGATCCGCCCAAGGAGTCGGCTCCCAAGACGATCGCCGAACTCAAGGAACACGGGATCGAGCTCAAGATCCTCACGGGCGACAACGACGTCGTCACGAAGGCAATCGCCGACCAGGTGGGGATCGACACCCACCACATCCTCCTCGGTGCGGACATCGAGGCAATGGGCGACGAGACCTTGCGCCGAGAAGTGGAGCGCACCACGGTCTTTGCGAAGCTCTCGCCTGCGCACAAGGCGCGCATTGTAAAGGCCCTTCGGGAAAACGGCCACACCGTGGGCTTTTTGGGCGACGGAATCAACGACGCCCCGGCGATGCACGCCGCCGACGTGGGCATCTCCGTAGAAAACGCCGTAGACATCGCCAAGGAGGCGGCGGACATCATCCTCCTCGAGCGCGACCTCGGCGTGCTCGTGGACGGGGTCGTAGAGGGACGCCGCACCTTCGGCAACATCATGAAGTACATCAAGATCACGGCGAGTTCCAACTTCGGAAACGTCTTCTCCGTGCTCGTGGCGAGCTGGCTCTTGCCCTTCTTGCCCATGCAACCCATCCAGCTTTTGTTTCTCAACCTCACGTACGACTTGTCCATGACGACGATGCCTTGGGACCGCATGGACCGCGAGTACCTCAAGAAGCCACGCAAGTGGGACGCTCCGATCATCGGCCGCTACATGATCTGGCTCGGGCCGACGAGTTCCGTTTTCGACATCACGACGTACGCCCTCATGTTCTTTCTCATCGCCCCTGCGGTGGTCGGCGGAGACTACTTCGCCCTACCGGACGAGTTGAAAGCGGAGTTCGCCTCGGTGTTTCAGACGGGCTGGTTCGTGGAGAGCCTCTGGACGCAGACGCTCGTCGTGCACATGCTCCGAACCGAAAAAATCCCCTTCCTCCAAAGCCTGCCAGGCGCTCCGCTCTTTTTGGCCACGGCTCTTGCCGTCACCGTGGATACGCTCGTTCCCTACACCCCCATCGGTGCCTACCTCGGGATGACTCCTCTGCCCGGGTTCTACTTCCCGTGGCTCGTGGCGACGCTCCTTTCGTACCTCGTCCTCGCGCAGTTCGTGAAAATACGCTTCGTCCGGCGGTACGGGTACTTGATCTAGCGCTTCCTCTCCGGCACGCCCGTCCCCGGCGGCATTCTCTTCGAACTCGACCTCGGTCCTCGGGTGGGACGTCTCCCCCTTGACTCCTCGCGTTCCTCCGCGTACAATCGATGCAAAGCGCGTGCGAGGCGACCCAGGAGAACGAATGGTTCCTTTCCAACCGAAAAAGCACGTCCGACCTTATCCAGAGTGGCGGAGGGACGGGCCCGATGAAGCCCGGCAACCGGCCGCGCCAGGGCCGCGGCACGGTGCCAATTCCCGCAGGACGGCGGAGTTCTGGGAGATAAGGTTCGGGGATGCCTGCAAAGGCCCCTTTCTGATCCCAGAAAGGGGCCTTTTTCTGCTCTTTTGCGGGGTCGGGCGTGCGGGCGAGTTTTGGGCGGTGCGGGGCATCGTGACGCCGCGTTGCGAACCGCCGAGCTTTCCCCGCGGGCGGCGAAGGAGAAAACGGAGTTTCGAAAGGAGGTGTACGCGTGATCCGCCTCGTCGACGTGTCCAAGACGTACACGCTTCCCGGCGGCGTTCAGGTCGAGGCCCTCAGGGACGTCAACCTGGAAATCACCCGCGGCGAGATCTTCGGCATCATCGGCCACAGCGGGGCGGGGAAGAGCACGCTCATC encodes:
- a CDS encoding Mg(2+) transport ATPase, P-type, with amino-acid sequence MLNRIRELWQLPGGNGGTKRINGAGRAPRRRGGLDPIVELQSREMQATLLEVSDLPVEAVYERLRTTPAGLSDDEVEKRLEEFGPNEIPEKPELTVLRRLYEAFVNPFNVVLLLLAVVSTLTDIVFVAPEDRDPSGVIIILTMVTVSGILRFVQEWRSDQAAEKLKQLVDLTIAVRRAGRQPTEIRTEELVPGDVVHLAAGDMIPADLRIVNAKDFFVNQSALTGEAEPVEKVPTPCLVPCEAPPSSNPLERHNLAFMGSSVVSGSAVGVVVATGPRTYFGHVAKTLTERREATSFEVGVNRVSWLLIRFMLAMVPVVFFLNFLTKRDWLDALLFSLAVAVGLTPEMLPMIVTAGLAKGAVFMSKKKVIVKRLSAMQNFGAMDVLCTDKTGTLTQDKIVLEFYLDVHGDEEPRVLKHAFLNSYFQTGLKNVMDRAILAHVGEEFDWMKTHYEKVDEIPFDFVRRRMSVVVRDQSGKTQLITKGAVEEMLKVCSHVEYRGQVVHLTEELRREVLENVYSLNAKGLRVLAVAQKTNPPPVGQFTVEDERDMVLMGYLAFLDPPKESAPKTIAELKEHGIELKILTGDNDVVTKAIADQVGIDTHHILLGADIEAMGDETLRREVERTTVFAKLSPAHKARIVKALRENGHTVGFLGDGINDAPAMHAADVGISVENAVDIAKEAADIILLERDLGVLVDGVVEGRRTFGNIMKYIKITASSNFGNVFSVLVASWLLPFLPMQPIQLLFLNLTYDLSMTTMPWDRMDREYLKKPRKWDAPIIGRYMIWLGPTSSVFDITTYALMFFLIAPAVVGGDYFALPDELKAEFASVFQTGWFVESLWTQTLVVHMLRTEKIPFLQSLPGAPLFLATALAVTVDTLVPYTPIGAYLGMTPLPGFYFPWLVATLLSYLVLAQFVKIRFVRRYGYLI